The Cryptomeria japonica chromosome 9, Sugi_1.0, whole genome shotgun sequence DNA segment TACAGTACAGATTTTATCATGAGAAAGGACCTGCTATAAAAGGATGGGAGACAAGCATGATTTTACTCTTCAAACCTGGGCCTCATTGGAAAAGTCGAGCAGAGGAAAAAAGAAGCGGATATATAAAAACAATAAGTCTTGAGGATAGTTTTTGAAACAGCTCCAAGGATTGGTATTTCTTTCTCATCATAGATCTTTTTATTGTTGTTATGCATTTTAAATCAATTAACGAGAGTTCTGTAATTAGCATTAAAAGTCTCGATCATGTTATAGTATTCATCCCATCCAATTGATATTAACAATTTCTTTAAATTTCCTAAAAATAACTATTCTGGATCTTACTAAAACGATCATTAGATCTAATCTGAAAAATTTAAGAGCCAGGTTGCTCCCACTAATCACCATGTTAGTAATTTAACCCAAATTGTTGGCTTAACTTCCTTATAACCAGTTGGTTTAATTTTGGAAAGGGTACATAGAAATTATGAAAAGACTCGTGAGATGGCATTTGAGTAAAATAAATACGGAACCTGTAAATTTGATTTGTATGCAGGCAAGTTGGTTCCATCGATTTTGgcggcatcatcatcatcattcatatTTACTAATAAGTTGGTAAACATGCCTGAAATTATCAGTCATGGCAGCCAGAGAGATTCAGTTTCAGAGAGCCCAAAGTCCAATTTGGGCAAACGTCCTCGATCTTCTTCCCCTCCTCTTCCAAGACAGGATATAGAAACTCAGAGGATTAAAAGCGAAGAGAAAATTGAGGGCGATGAAGAAAGCAGCGGAACTGAAACGGAGAGGGAAATTCAGAGACCCACACCCGAACAGCAAGTTTTTTCTCTATATAGAAGAGCCCTTGCAAATGACAATCCGAATTTCAAGATCTGGTATAAACATTTTGTATAATTTGTGTGATTTAGTGATTATGTTGCCATGTCTTGTATGAAAATTCACATTTCAGCAAATGCAGCTGTCCAGATGGAAGAGTCTTCTATTGGGAAAGAGATGATTTACTTGATCTCGTGCAGAGAAACCCCTTTTGGCTGACTACCACTCAAATGGATACTTGTTTACAGTAAGTACAAGTTGTATTGCAATGTTATAATTTAATctgatttattgttattgttatgaATATTTTTTTATCAATCTTTGAATATTCTGTCATCTATCATTAGAATGATAGACAATTCATGAAATGGAAAGAGGACTGTTTTTTAACCTTTGCTTTACTTCTGCTGTGTAGTTTATGTTTGGAGGATTCTGAAACTTGGGAGGCACGCTATCATATTTGCTACTCTGATACAATTGGGCAGCAAACTGCATTAAGCAAAACGGTGGAAGATGCAGCTAATACTCTTAAGCAACAGCTTCAGCTCTTGCTGCAAGATGTCCAATACAATCTTATTCCTTTAAATCTGGAGTAAGTGGAATGAACCATTTCCTCCAATATTGAATTAGAAATGAAATATGCTTATAAGAATCTTATATTATGTTTTTATTAATAACATTGAAGGTCTTTTGATACAATTTGTCCGCCAGCCTTAAATCTTATACAATTTGtcttttgataatttaatgttagTCAATTCTATGTGTTTAACCCTtctaagtctagaagtgtattcttagtgtgaccacacaacATATTAAacttagaaaatgtcagtcaattttgagtgtttaacacttttaaacctaaatATGTGATTTAAGCCATTCCCAATCTGTCAGACCACAATATCAAGACATCATGGAAGTTTAAATCTATGAGTTCCTTGATCCAACGAGGGCTTAAAGTCCATGAGCATTATGGCCCAACAAGATCAGGGTATATAATGCAGCAACACACAATTTTATTGAAACACAAAATTGACACCAATATT contains these protein-coding regions:
- the LOC131056923 gene encoding uncharacterized protein LOC131056923, with the protein product MPEIISHGSQRDSVSESPKSNLGKRPRSSSPPLPRQDIETQRIKSEEKIEGDEESSGTETEREIQRPTPEQQVFSLYRRALANDNPNFKICCPDGRVFYWERDDLLDLVQRNPFWLTTTQMDTCLHLCLEDSETWEARYHICYSDTIGQQTALSKTVEDAANTLKQQLQLLLQDVQYNLIPLNLDHHWHLVIICGLEGQTSTNPQIWHLNSLEFFSINEEMINAIKQVVEEKTGKPAAWSDLQVPQQDNSYDCGIFVIKFVFQFIKNLGSPQPQDFTELMARQAHNECFGINLSRSFQRLMLWTLFQKQTDPPLQVLPVDFDEYIKAFCKEDHEDPENNCGKDYESDHSYEATV